The following nucleotide sequence is from uncultured Draconibacterium sp..
GTCAATCTTCTCCGCCCGGGATCTCTTTCTTCGAAAAACAGTTGCAATCATTTTATTTGGCATAGTAGAAAACAGCGTAAAGAGATTTCTGCAGATCAGGATATTTCACAATTATTTACTTATTTTCGTATAAAACATTGTAATACCTTTTATGGCGATACTACTCTTTTTCTTTGTCGTTTCAATATTTTTCTCGTTTCTGTGCTCCGTTTGGGAAGCTGTTTTGCTCAGCATTACACCATCGTATGTTAGCCGCATGCAAATGGAAAAACCTCGATTAGGTAAACGATTAAGTTATTTAAAAGAAGACATTGACCGCCCGTTATCGGCCATTTTAACGCTAAATACAATCGCACACACCGTTGGTGCTATTGGAGTGGGTGTACAAGCCGGAAAACTTTTCGGAACAGCAAAAATTAACCTCTATATTTTTGAGGCCACTTACGAATCGCTCATTGCAGGATTGATGACAATGGCCATACTTATTCTTTCTGAAATTATACCCAAAACTATTGGAGCTACTTACTGGAAAAATCTAACACCTTTTACTGTGCGATCGTTAAAAGGTTTGATGATCGTACTGGCACCTTTTGTTTGGTTAAGTAAGTGGGTAACACATCTGATAAAAAGAGAAGGTGAAAAAAGCGTATTGAACCGAGCCGATGTTGCCGCAATGGCCGATGCCGGATTAAGAAGCGGCGCCATAGACAAAGAGGAAAAATCGATTATCCAAAACCTGTTACGTTTAGAGAATATGCAGGTAAAAGACATTATGACGCCCCGCAGTGTGGTGTTTACGCTGAATGAGAATCAAACGCTGGGAGAAATTTTTACTGCCTACAACCCTTTCCAGTTTTCGCGTATACCTGTTTACGGCGATACCACCGACCAAATAACCGGGTTTATTTTGAAAGATGCTATTCTGGAAAATATTGCGGCCGACAAACACAGCAGACAGGCAGTAGAAATTCGCAGAAAAATATTTTTCGTTGAAGACAGCCTTTCGGTTGCCGGTTTGCTCGATAAACTTATTCTGGAAAAGCAACACATGACAATGGTTGCCGACGAATTTGGAACTATAGTTGGTCTGGTAACGATGGAAGATGTTATTGAAACACTCTTTGGCATGGAAATCATTGACGAATCAGACAAAGTAGCCGACCTCCAGAAACTGGCTCGCGAGCGCTGGAAAAGGGCAAACGATGCCAAATAAAAATTCTCGTCTATTAAAAGCTCATCTCTGCCCTGAAACGTATTCCGCTGTTGTCGGTAAAACTTCTATCCATATAAGTGCCACCCAACTGATGAATATACTCGACACGCAGTACTTTGAATATATTTGTTATTCCCAATCCTAACTCAGCATATGGAGCTGTTAAATCCTGCGAGAATGCTTCAGGAAGATCGAATATTGGTTTGTACGAGCTTGTTCGGTCGCCATAGTGCGCTTTTAACGATACCATTTCACGAAGTTTCAAGCGCTTAATTAATGGCAATTTATTAAAGATTATTCCACCGCCAACCCAGTCGAGGTGAACGTTGGTATATACGTTGTGTGCAAACGATGCCTGGTGTAACAGGTTAAAACGGTATTTTGCAAAACCAAGCGATTGCGACCCAACAGGCATATCCAATAAATCGTAAGGAGCATCGCCAAATAAATATCCACCGTTAACCATGTATCGCATAAATGTAGGTCCCCAGTTTACTTTTCCAACTATCGAGCCGTGAAAATGCGAATACATTCCAAAATCAGGAGTGTTATCGCCCGGCACATAAGCCTGACCAATGTCCCAGCTTAAGTTAATAACCGGTGTTTGGTCGATATAATATACACGCATAAAATAATACTGGTCGTAATACTGGCCAAATGCTAAACGTGCGTTAAAAAGCGCCCCATAGGCCGAATAATGCTTGTAATCTACCCCGTTGTTAACGTAATGAATTGATGGCGTGCTGTGATTGGAAGAAATATAAGCGCCCCCTTCAAGAATTACATTATCGGTATTATATTCTAAATTCAGACTTGCTTTCTTCTCCTGTTGTAAATATGGATTCTCCTCGCGCGAAGTAATGGCAGCAATAAAGTTACCGTTACCACGGGTATTCGGGTTTTTCTTAATAAACCTCAGGTATTTGTCCTGCGAAACCAGATTATAATCGTCGGAATAGTTACCACGCAAAATAAACTTATCGTCCGGTGTTAATTGCCAGCCAAAGTTCATTCCGTATTTCAATTCCTTATTTCGGGTACCGTAACCTAAGAAGCCTCCAATGGTAAAGCGCTCCCACATTTTTTCGCCGGTGCGGAAAGGCAAGGAAAAACGCTGTCCCTCAATAGCGTTGGTACTGTATATATCGAATACCGGCCCCAGTTCAATTTTTCCCAGGTCGATATAGCTGGTAAGCACCATTCCTCCAATAGCGTCGATACCTTTTACCACGTTGTTTTCCTTTAATTTGTCAACACGCTCATATGTTCCGTCCGACATCAAGTTGGTTGCAAACTCAGGCTGCGAACGCCAGTTATACCCGCGTATTTCATTCAGGTGCTCCGAAGTGGAATACTGTGTAATTTTATTCACCATCCAGTTTCCGTTCGAGATTTGATCAATTCGTTGCGAACCATACCTCGACACCGTATCCTTATTCAGCGTTAGCGACAAATTCAAACTAATTTGCTGGTTATCGTAAAACCATGTTCCGTCTTCGTCTTTGCGGTATTGTACGTTTGACCTGTAGCCGTTTACAAAGTTAATATTGGCTTCTTCCTGCACATAAGCGTAAATGCTGGTAAGCGCAAAGTTTTTGCCCTCTACAGTAAACCGTCCGGTAAATAGTGCATTGTACTTATTTTTTGGCGTAAATGAGAAGTTATAATGCCAAACACTATCAATAAGCGTACTGTCATTTAAGTATAGATCGTAGTGTAAACGTGCCGTGTTGCTTAACGGAGAAACAATACCACGTCCCAAAATATTGATCTGATCTTTGTAAAAATCAAGATCGATCACCACATTTAACAGAATCAAACTTTCAATGGTTTGATTGAGTTTTGGGAAAATACCATCCTTTTTATTGTAAACAATACTGTCTTTATTGTTGCTTGTTAAAGTTGCCAGCTCGGCCATGTATATGGGTGAAAACCGAATATCCCTATCATCCAGTTTCATCGTCACCTCATTCATATTCGGAATAATACGGTTCACCTTCGATGTGCTATCGATGGCCATATAAACCGAAGTTCGCTCAAAAGCCTTATAATCGTTATAGTTCTCAACCTTATCGCGGTTCTCCTTTTTATGCTCCATTATTTTACGATACAGAACTTTGGCACGCGATTCTTCGGGCCTTACTTTTATCTCGCTAATTTGCTGGACATCAGGTGTCAAATAAATTTTGAGCGGCATTTCCAGTTTTGCCGTTACTTTTAACTCTTGTTTTTGGTAGCCTACCGATGAGAAACTAATGTCGTCGCCTGTTGTGGCCGACAAAAGAAAGTGTCCGTCCATACCGGTAATCGTTCCGCGTGTAGTTCCTTTCACCCAAACGTTTACAAATGGAATGGGCTCATTGGTATTCTTATCGTAAACATTTCCCGATATTTCGGTGGCTTCATCCGAGGCGTGAGAAACAAATACGAACAGTAAAAAGAGTATTGTTAATCTGATCTTGTTTTCCATAATAAATAAGCAATTGCCTCATTTATCATACGTTCATTCTAATGAACAGCTAATATAATGAGAATCAACTGACTATGTTTTCTATTCCCAAATAAATGTGTTCACTTATCCGAGATAATTGTTTTCGTGGCGATTTTACATATTTAAATATTTAGCGAAAGTAATTAAGATCACTATTCTAAAATTTAATATCGCTAAATATCGTACTATATTTTAACTTTTATTAAGAACCGTTCCGAACAGAAAAAGTTGTATACACGCTTAACATTCTGCATAGAACGATTATTGCCTGACTTCAAATGCCAGTTTCTTAACCTGAAGCAGTCGTTTCCTAACTGGAAGTATTTAGTTACTGAGGAAACATTCAGTTACTGACTTTAAGCACGCTCTCTCCACTAAAAAGGCTTAAAACAAAAAACCTCCCCGATTAACTCAGGGAGGCTTTTAAAATATCGATTGATAAAGCAGCTGATTACGCTTGCTCTAATTTTAATGTTTCTGTAGTTTGGTCGCAAACCTCTGTTGGACCGAAATACTGAATAGGACCAGGATAAACGAACTCGGTTCCTGTTGCCCACTCACCACGTTTTGTAACGAAGTAT
It contains:
- a CDS encoding hemolysin family protein, with the translated sequence MAILLFFFVVSIFFSFLCSVWEAVLLSITPSYVSRMQMEKPRLGKRLSYLKEDIDRPLSAILTLNTIAHTVGAIGVGVQAGKLFGTAKINLYIFEATYESLIAGLMTMAILILSEIIPKTIGATYWKNLTPFTVRSLKGLMIVLAPFVWLSKWVTHLIKREGEKSVLNRADVAAMADAGLRSGAIDKEEKSIIQNLLRLENMQVKDIMTPRSVVFTLNENQTLGEIFTAYNPFQFSRIPVYGDTTDQITGFILKDAILENIAADKHSRQAVEIRRKIFFVEDSLSVAGLLDKLILEKQHMTMVADEFGTIVGLVTMEDVIETLFGMEIIDESDKVADLQKLARERWKRANDAK
- a CDS encoding DUF5686 family protein; protein product: MENKIRLTILFLLFVFVSHASDEATEISGNVYDKNTNEPIPFVNVWVKGTTRGTITGMDGHFLLSATTGDDISFSSVGYQKQELKVTAKLEMPLKIYLTPDVQQISEIKVRPEESRAKVLYRKIMEHKKENRDKVENYNDYKAFERTSVYMAIDSTSKVNRIIPNMNEVTMKLDDRDIRFSPIYMAELATLTSNNKDSIVYNKKDGIFPKLNQTIESLILLNVVIDLDFYKDQINILGRGIVSPLSNTARLHYDLYLNDSTLIDSVWHYNFSFTPKNKYNALFTGRFTVEGKNFALTSIYAYVQEEANINFVNGYRSNVQYRKDEDGTWFYDNQQISLNLSLTLNKDTVSRYGSQRIDQISNGNWMVNKITQYSTSEHLNEIRGYNWRSQPEFATNLMSDGTYERVDKLKENNVVKGIDAIGGMVLTSYIDLGKIELGPVFDIYSTNAIEGQRFSLPFRTGEKMWERFTIGGFLGYGTRNKELKYGMNFGWQLTPDDKFILRGNYSDDYNLVSQDKYLRFIKKNPNTRGNGNFIAAITSREENPYLQQEKKASLNLEYNTDNVILEGGAYISSNHSTPSIHYVNNGVDYKHYSAYGALFNARLAFGQYYDQYYFMRVYYIDQTPVINLSWDIGQAYVPGDNTPDFGMYSHFHGSIVGKVNWGPTFMRYMVNGGYLFGDAPYDLLDMPVGSQSLGFAKYRFNLLHQASFAHNVYTNVHLDWVGGGIIFNKLPLIKRLKLREMVSLKAHYGDRTSSYKPIFDLPEAFSQDLTAPYAELGLGITNIFKVLRVEYIHQLGGTYMDRSFTDNSGIRFRAEMSF